The sequence TCTGCAAAATAAGAGACTGACAATCAACAGTTATGTATATTCATGTTAAGTTATGTTTTACCCTATTATTAGTAGAATATCGATGCATAACAAATTTTTTGCATGCTGCATGCGCACATTTCCATCTCATTGTGGTCACCTCTATAGACATCCCTTTGCCACCTCAGTTAAAAATTCCTAGAATTGCCGCTGTTACCGGGAACAGGCCTACTCAAATTTAAAAACACCACACGGAGGCATTATGTCCCCCTTTTTTTTACCGAGCCACCTTGAGTTCAGTCACAGCACTCAGTGAGACGTGTGTCACCCTCTGGAGTCACTGAGATGAACTTTCTAGTTTCCTGTTTTCAGCCTGCTCGCTCCTCCACTCTGCCCGGCGCTGTGTGGGACTCTGAGTCCCAAtaaactgctgtgtgtgttttcatggtgatgaaggaacatgtcagccAGTGACACAATGAGGCTCATTCATGTGttttaatggagctctatggcacagaggaagaagataggATACCCTATCAGGCTAtgatactgtacacacacacacaatacttgttatTAGATAGATTCAGTGTTGGTTTTGGATCAGCACGTGAGATTTGTCGAcaagaagagaaaaacagatGATCTCCAGCCTTCACGGTGGGATGTGTATCACTGGTGTGCGACGGTGACCACGGCTGTGGTGGTGAAGGAGTACGGACTGAGCAGCAAGGCCAAGGTGTAGTGTCGATGACCTTCAGCATGGGCCTCAAACACCAcctgcactcacacacatgacACCACACGGTCAATGACAGAAACATTTTCACTCAGTGTGACCTACTGTATACAGTGGAGGCTAAAGTCATTGTTAAgtacaggagagagagagagagacagagagatatatattttacgacagagtattagggtcacattaaggggaaaaaaaaatctgagatttcgagaatataGTCacaattttacgagaaaaaaagtaatttcttcctccacaaaagagtcagtttcctccagcaggtccgtgtggttctttcttcagaataaactcagtttcttgcacaatcttttcaaggtcctgatactgatgataatgtggtgctgatgtgccaaaagatgaagtattttgttatttgtgaaacctgaactaaagtataacttcacactATAACCCCTCTAAAAtcacacgtaaaattactactttaaaatattgtgactttattctcataatattacgtcttttttctcttaaacttatgactttattgtcataatattatgactttattctcgaattctcagatttatttatttttcctcaatgtcgccctaatactccgtcataatATTTAACCTTCAAAGTCTTGAACTATAGAAGCAGTATAGAGTTGAATGCGTTCCATGTTTGGCACCACCCACCTCAAAATGCTTCCACTTCTGAAAGTGAAGTCTGAGTTGAAATGAAACTGAAGTTAGAAGCAACGTGGCTGATATGAAAGAAGGTTTACAGATACACTATATGTTTAAAGCTTTGGTGCGACGGTAATAAAGACTGTGGTCGACGTGATAAAGCTTTGCTGCGACAGTAATAAAGACTGTGGTCGACGTGATAACAGCCAAATCAGACACAAACTGAATGCACACGCTGTGATACAAATGGACGACTGCTGTATGAATCAAAGTGAatgaagaagagaaggaggccATTAGATAATGATAACAGATGACTTTTGGCCATGCTGTTCTGGGAAGTGTTACCTCACCCTGTAGATAAACAGCAGAATAGCAAACAGCATGTTTGAACATGCTAATGTAAATACTGCTGCTTCAAGACCAGAGGCCGGGACTacgaagtgagttcaacatacccagggtgtcttctcgttatctggtttaactaaccctaacgaCCGAGATCAGGCTAAACGGTCCaacgacggtggttatcaactacCCGTACcgtaccccggtaagaagtgatccaccttcgtaggacggaaaaccctgaagggttaaacctgaagttaccCTTCTAACGCTACTGCTtggtagtacaggcctcagatcAGACAACGGAAGATAAGCCGTTACAGTCTCTCTCAGCTCTTTTTCATTCTTCACAAaactatttctgtcactttcaTATCAACAATTGAGTGCAACACTATGAATGTCTTCCAGGAGAGACAGTCAGGAGAAAATGTGCTCAGTTATGTCCATATTTAAATGAGATGAATgagtctccctccctctgtgatGGCTTACTCTTCCTGTGCTGTTGTCAGAACAACTATAAACACTTTTAATTTGTGACGTGGTCAGACAGCATGTCGACAAAAGCTGTTCTGATCAAGTATACCCCGGTGCTCAAGCTCCAAAAGATCCGCCCTTTTGGCAACAAGCCTGAAACCCgtagtgtctgtctgtctgtctgtccatccatTTGATACTGGTGCTAATGGTCCACACATAATGTGGCAGTGTGATGTTTGACCAGAAAGCAGCAGTGTTGCTGCGCCCACCTTGTCTTTAACAACAGTGAGGGACAATGGGTTTGTCAACAGTGCAACACAAGGCACGACATGAAAAAGTCCcatccttaaagctgcagtaggcagtatatttttggcatcattgggcaaaaaatccataataacctttcagcatattgtaattcaagtgttctgagagataactagacttctgctcctcctcatggctctgttttctggctttagaaaatctaacccgtgatgggagactttgaccaatcacaggtcatttcattgagagagcaatcctattggctgtgctccggtcttggcgttccttcaaaaaattccacaatggcggcggcgtcacaaactttctcattttacagctaaaccgtgcacaaCAAGATGATTATAAAAACATTTGCTCAGATCagttcttactgcttgttttcatccggtctgagaaatcttgcagatgccgttaggagcatcggaggacacaggaggacacagaggcacatgattttatagaaatagctttttttaatcatatttgctccaatctcgcctacttcagctttaataccTTTACACACCAAGTCCatattttttgtatgtgtgtgttgttgtttttttcttctttttttttttacagtttttctcattcgctttgaCTCAATTCTCaaatgagaatattttttttctaaacaataagttcaaatctctgaacaattagtttgtcaTTCACAACAGAATAGAATGTTTCagtcattcaagcaaattgcaaaTGTGTTGGCACACGTGCAAGAGAGTCAAACATCCCTTCATCGTTGgagccatcacatgcaaaatgatctgttcaattatcaaaatctgtcagacatacatgtatattccataaatatctatgacgacgaggtacaatttgttgtttttgaactGAACTACTGCAGGAtttttcattgttgttgttgttgttgttttttggcatAGATGACTTTTTGTGGCAAAATTTCTGTTCGCTGTATATGGCTTTACATGAACGATCAAAAGTGAATTTTCTGTTTATActacatgtaacacattgctacacaaatactgcaaatgtactgtatacatacaaatgtgcatatccTTGTTCTGTGTAACTATTACAGTATTGTAGAGTATTTGACCTGttgttgaaatgggaatctaaaAAGCTCAGAGCGATATGGTACAATAAGGTCAGCTGTCAGTGTCAACCAAAAAGAAgaacaacaaaacagagattcACCGACGATCAACCTCTTTGGCCATTCTTGGATTAGCCGTGAGCTAGGCTGTGTTGTCACTGCAATGATGACGGCGGCTGTACTACGTTGATTCCATCAACTGGTCTAAGTCTGAGATTCTGCCTCTAACTCACATAGACTAGGATGCTGAGATTGGGGACTTACTCTATAAGTACACAACTCAACCCATTAAATACCTCGGAACCATGTTTCCACAAACCCAATTGACATATTCAAACTCAATTTTACTCCCTTAGTACACAATATCAAAGAAGATCTGGATAGGTGGAATAAACTCCCACTTTCACTAATTGGCAGCATCTCCACTGTTAAAATGAATATTCTCCCGAAAATAAACGATCTATTATCCATGACCCCTGTTAACCCACCCCCAGGCTGGTTCTCCTCTCTAAACTCAGCAGTTAACACATTTTACTGGAAAGGAAAAAGACCTAGGATCAAATTAACCACACTCCAAAAACCCAAACAGTATGGCGGACTAGATGCACCAAATTTTTACCTCTACTTCTTCTCGCACCAGCTTCAGTATATCCAACACTGGACATACAACTCCAACTCTACCTGGCTCGATACTGAACAAACCATTTGTAAGGACCACCCCATTCAGCATATTGCTTTCATAGATAAACCAGTCAAAACCCTCAGCTGCCTCAAATCTTGCACCATAAATACCACTTTCACTCGCCTGGCGAAAAGCTAACGACATATTCAACCTCAAACTATCTCCTTCAACTCTCACCCCTATCTGGcataaccacatgtttaaaatcaataaagaaCCCATCACCTTTCCAGCATGGAAGCAGAGCGGAGTAACCAGCCTGGGTCACCTTTTCAGTAGTGGCTGTCTCACGACCTTTGACCTTCTTAAACAAACATACAATCTACCCCACCAGTGTCACTCACTACCAGTACATACAGTTGAAAGAGaccataaaaaagaaaattgataTTCATAACTTCCACAACCTCACCCCTCCGCTATTACTAAAACTAAAGTCATTTCAACCCAAAAAACTCTTATCACAGATATACAAACTCTTTTCACACCATGATAACACAGTTCCGATACCAACAGACAAATGGACATCAGACCTGAATAGACATCAATCAAtcacatattaaaaaaacatatgcaACAATACATTCGCCATGTCATCCAACTCAAAAATTCAGCTAATTCAATACAAGGTACTACACAGAACACACATCACCACTCACAACATGTATAATATGGGCTTTATAGACAACAACACCTGCACTCACTGTCCAACTGCATTAGACAATCACATCCATGCATTCTGgcttagttagttagttagacgATTTTGGTCAGAGGTCATGAGAGAGCTGTCCGAGATCCTCAACCTCAGcatcccccctccccctccatctctctgctaGGCGACCTACCGCATTTTCAATTCCACAACATCTCCAAACATTCATACTAATTGCATTAACCGTTGCCAAGAAAACCATATTACTGAACTGGAAAGACAGAACAAAATGATCAGTAAACCATTGGCTCAATCTGCTAACCAACCACTCTAACTTAGGACAACTCACATCAACCTTAAAGGACAATTTCACCTCATTCCATAACACCTGGTCTCCTTTGCTGCAGTACATTCAGAGCTGATTCCCCTCTACACCACCCCACACAGATTTGTTCAAATACAATAACTCAAAATAACCCACAATGCACCTCCTCAACATTGCCAGTCATGACAGgttctcccccctccctcctccaatTGTTTGTCTGGTCTTTGCGTTTTGTTCTGCTTTTTTCCCCCGTTGCTTTTGTATACTGTGTTgtcttgtaatgtactgtaatatgttattaaagcaaaaataaaaaagtaaaaaattatGACGGCGGTTGGAAccgcccactttgagcttcataacggctcttcagaaacctatgggtgacgtcgcAGAGACTACGTCCATAATTTATACAGGCTATGGCCTTCACAGACGGCGCACgagctacgagcacgcacagtattttgtacaaacaaaatattttgcaaagaagcaagaagtcaacgagtgttACCGTCAAAACGCCACAAACCAAACTCCTCAATGCCGGGGGGGAATTGTAATTAACTGTTAACTCACATCTCATATTCATGGACGCACTTTATCGCCTTTATACCATCCCTGTTAAGAAAGGAGTCAAATATTACATGTCTTCTAATGAAACAAAGGTTGACAGGTTGAATATCCAATATATCACAATTGGATTCGGCTGGCAAAATGTTTACTCAAATGTAGATTTCCAAGATCACCTGTTTTAAAAGCTAATTGTCCATCTTTCTGAttcattgtttttcttctcagtTGACGTTATTTGGTGCAGGACCAAGAGCTGCGACAACTTGCCTCCTTGCTCACAGTAGATCTCCCCGCGCACCCTCGCACGGGGGAGAACTATGGCGAGCATAAACCCCTCTTAACCTCCATGACCCACCACAGTCACCACTGTGAGGGCTCCCGCTGGCTCATATAAAACAAATCCTGAAAAATAGGAGTTCCACAGAGAAGACACGGCTTTAGGTTGAGGACTTTTTTTCACAACCTCAGCAACAAAAAGATACAACCACATGGTTCAGCTATGTATGGGGCTCGACCAAACACAGGAACCTCTTCTTTACCAACAGTGCTGCTTTGCTGAGGTTGAGGAAAGGGGGTGGGTGGGTGCTGGACAGTAGGACACCGTGTAGCTCTGACCAGCAGGTGGTTCATACTCACATCAGCTGCTTCATGGAACGGCACGCTGCCCTCATTCTTCCAGTACGTTTTGGTATCAAACTCAACACGATACACTCCTGCTGGGAACTGCTGCTCTGTGATCAGATTATGGACCTCTCCAGTGGCATCTGTCATCCTGCAGTGAGGAAGAGTGAAATCTGTTTGCATGCTTTGTACATATCAAACAGATCACGAGGAGAGACATTCTGTTTCATATAATGTACTTACCCGGTAGCGATCTGCGTCCATCCCCCATCATCAGTCCTCTGAGACACCTTGAGTGCCACTGACCCGGCTGGAGTCCCTTTCACGGCATCCAGGATTTTCACCATCAGAGGACATTTGGCGTCGGTGTCCCCATGTTTCTCCTGCAGCACAGACACAAGCCGGGACTCATATACCTCATATCTGCTGCTCATTGTAACACTTCACTACCAGGGCTGGTTCAATGTTCATGCACCATGCTCATTATATGACTGTAATGTAGTGCTTCTTTCACGTTGTGcattaaagtgtcagtaggcagtatatttttggcatcattgggcaaaaattccataataacttttcagcatattgtaattcaagtgatctgagaaataactagacttctgctcctcctcatggctctgttttcaggctttaaaaaatctagccagtgacgggagactttgactaaTCACTgctcatttcattgagagagcgttcctattggctgtgctccggtcatgtgaccagaacttggcgttccttcaccagatttcacaatggcggctgcgtcacaaacttcctcattttaaagctaacccgtacactacaagatgattctgaaaacatttgaggagagaaataggcattaacgtaacagaatattgattcatatttgatcagcgctgcctagtttgaccgtttggtcggggttcgcgagtgattgacagccggctctcatagacagcagatgaacagcagacctcagatcagctcttactgcttgttttcctccggtctgtgaaatctttcagatgccgttaggagcaccggaggacacagag comes from Sebastes fasciatus isolate fSebFas1 chromosome 5, fSebFas1.pri, whole genome shotgun sequence and encodes:
- the ttr gene encoding transthyretin isoform X2, translating into MHQPLRCLLLASVVLLCNSAPTPTEKHGDTDAKCPLMVKILDAVKGTPAGSVALKVSQRTDDGGWTQIATGMTDATGEVHNLITEQQFPAGVYRVEFDTKTYWKNEGSVPFHEAADGWYKGDKVRP
- the ttr gene encoding transthyretin isoform X1 encodes the protein MHQPLRCLLLASVVLLCNSAPTPTEKHGDTDAKCPLMVKILDAVKGTPAGSVALKVSQRTDDGGWTQIATGMTDATGEVHNLITEQQFPAGVYRVEFDTKTYWKNEGSVPFHEAADVVFEAHAEGHRHYTLALLLSPYSFTTTAVVTVAHQ